The following is a genomic window from Cyanobacteriota bacterium.
AATAGCCCGATCGGCTGGTTCTTAGTCATCACCATTTGCATAGGTATACTCCTCACACATCACACTGGTTAAATTAACCTACACCAAATCCAATGGGGTGCTTTCCGGAAAAAGCTCCAACCCTAACCCCAGGTTCATGAGTGTCAATAACCAGTTGTAGGTGAAATGACAGCCTAACACTATTATCAAGCTGAAATCACAAGGCCATCCCTCAGCGTAGGAAAACAGCTAACGATTGAGATGAGCCATTGCAGATCACCTTTGAGACCGGCAGATAATCCTTTAGCGATCGGCTCCTAACTTTTGCAGAGAGGCTATGCCGAGGATTTGCTATCTCGCTTGACAAGTAGATCTCGCTTACTTTCCAATCATATGCAATGCCTCAATCCAGATTTTAAGTTCCCGTTCAGCCAGGTTTTTATCAGTCAATTCCTGTTCCTGGTGGGCAATGTAGGTGTTCCGAAAGTCGTTGATGCGAGTCACGGTTTCCAAGATCTCGCGTCCACCTTGAAATCGCAAGTGAGCTTTCAAAGCCTCGAATACACCACCGATTTTTGTGGTGTCGTTGAAAGCGTAGTCTAGGCACGATCGCAGTAGGCCAATCAGCGACAAGCCATTATTGAACACCAATGTCCGTTTCAGATTTTGTGCCAATTTGCGGTAATAGTCCTCTGATTTACGGTCAACGCCACCCAGATAGGGAGCAAACCAGGCTTTTTGGTCATCTACGGTGACGGGCATTTCTGGTTGCAGTCGCCGTACTAAGAAGCCCTTCGCTACTTCATCGATCGAGCCGAGGAGCGCGGTAAAGACAGGAGCATAATTCATCCCCTCTTTGTTCTCAAAGAAGCGGTAGAGCATGACGGCTTGATCGGCGGCACGACGATAGCGGGAAGGCAGGGCATTGAGAATGGCTGGATCAATCAGGCTATCGACAGCAGAAGCTTCTTCATCTACCTGACCCAGATTTACAAACAGCGGCAAATCTTGAAACTCCTCAGATTGGAGCAGGTTTTGCAGAGCCGGGGCACAGGCCTGAGCCAGTTCAGCAACGGTGTCGCCCGCCATGCGTTCAAACACGCCTTGGGGAATGTAGAGATAGTGCCATGTGCCTGCTTTTTGCTGACTAAAGTCAGCACTACGAACGTTTGGATTTGTGGTGGCGACTTCAGTCGTCATCCCAGAGGCTGCTTTGCACCAAGCGATCGCTGCTTTGGCTTTCAAGGGTACATCCCGATCTTCACGACCTTTGGTTTCGACCAAGTAGTAGTGACCATCAACTGTGCGGACAAAGAAATCGGGGGTATAGAAGGCAAGTCTGTCTCCATTCGCCAGGTAATCAATCCGCAAGCATTGGGGACCTGCATTTTTGGCAAAGGCAACCACATCGGGGGCGCGATCGCAAAATTCCGCAACTGCTACCTCTAGCTCCCGATTGCAAGGAACCAGATTAAATAATGTTTTTGTGGCCTTCACTGCTGGACGGCGTTCGCTGAGAGTGACTTGATAGGGTTTCCAGGCATTCAGGGATTTGGGTGGTTCAACGATCAACCGTTCTTTGGTAGCGATAGTGCGGCTACGAATCAAGGGCACAAACACCGCCCGCAGG
Proteins encoded in this region:
- a CDS encoding Tn7 transposase TnsA N-terminal domain-containing protein, which codes for QELAQEGLPLEIVELDRVPATTISIFPDESHKDVNALNIQIPTLSAGFRIVPKLEGLTIQDVKEAFKLYKPLPLPSSPQPPSPRAGEEGEEYGSAPLSQFGRGAGGEGKTVIEYEGRHLFTGEVVEKMQLSLPLLESGIGAVSYYVRQLETICKLRGLHSVLAPLIQTFLEEILFEQKTTLFDPALVARLADSDVGEHLRAVFVPLIRSRTIATKERLIVEPPKSLNAWKPYQVTLSERRPAVKATKTLFNLVPCNRELEVAVAEFCDRAPDVVAFAKNAGPQCLRIDYLANGDRLAFYTPDFFVRTVDGHYYLVETKGREDRDVPLKAKAAIAWCKAASGMTTEVATTNPNVRSADFSQQKAGTWHYLYIPQGVFERMAGDTVAELAQACAPALQNLLQSEEFQDLPLFVNLGQVDEEASAVDSLIDPAILNALPSRYRRAADQAVMLYRFFENKEGMNYAPVFTALLGSIDEVAKGFLVRRLQPEMPVTVDDQKAWFAPYLGGVDRKSEDYYRKLAQNLKRTLVFNNGLSLIGLLRSCLDYAFNDTTKIGGVFEALKAHLRFQGGREILETVTRINDFRNTYIAHQEQELTDKNLAERELKIWIEALHMIGK